ATGCCGGCATATTGCAAATTGGCAGTCAACAAAGTGTTGCCTAAACGATAGGCACGCGTCATGGCGATTTGCGCGCTCGTGGCCGTTAAGCCTATCAGTACCAGCAAACCCACCCCGTGCAGATCGATGCTGCGCCAGTGCGTCAGCAGTGATGCCTGCTGTGTCGGCATCAGCACGCTGCCAACTAAGCCGGCCATGGCGCAAGTGAGCGAGAAATAAAACACCACACGGTATTCCGGCTCACCGCGCAAGCCCATTTCTCGCACTTGCAAATACGCCAAAGCGGCCAGCATGCCGGAAAATAAAGCCAGTACGCCACCGAACAATTGATCGGCATGGATGCTGGGGCGCAGCAGCAGCACGACCCCGCCGAAACCGCACAGTATCGCCGCGATCAAGCGCGGATCGAAGCCACGCTCGCGTCGCCGCCAAGCCAAAACCAATAAAATCGCAGCGATCCAGATCGGTGACATGTAATTGAGTGTGACCGCCATT
The sequence above is drawn from the Undibacterium sp. CCC3.4 genome and encodes:
- a CDS encoding DMT family transporter encodes the protein MQSLWMLVASFLFSIMGVGVKLASAHFSVAEIVACRGIIGMLTLGLWIRWHGGTLRTSMAAHHLWRGAVGVAALWLWFYAISQLPLAMAVTLNYMSPIWIAAILLVLAWRRRERGFDPRLIAAILCGFGGVVLLLRPSIHADQLFGGVLALFSGMLAALAYLQVREMGLRGEPEYRVVFYFSLTCAMAGLVGSVLMPTQQASLLTHWRSIDLHGVGLLVLIGLTATSAQIAMTRAYRLGNTLLTANLQYAGIVFSSVWDVLLWHDSLAPLSWLGIAVIVLSGLAATFYNSRIAAASAAASPVS